In one window of Bemisia tabaci chromosome 6, PGI_BMITA_v3 DNA:
- the wech gene encoding E3 ubiquitin-protein ligase TRIM71 codes for MLSSKSVSNMWRNTGLSSSGSTSSSLTSSILSLSPPVQDGMMNYCRIHDGSINRFYCESCFVPICCECRDLSHSVHKVVLVEDAIESARTVSLKLLEDVNTNIDTMKMRVETAEKMTDAVEMRACDVMKDVRTAFQRFQMLINKREREILMKLEQTKISKKKALLQQIECLHIAINRYMSVSENLSERLEYGNNVDLLQTKGRAMHELRGLNGITANLSPYESDNFSFIEPDPNLIMAISEMGDISSADHTVSSLAVGEGLAKAVRNPSISYSQRIPNGLSTGINNMMRNLSSGCSIDQSPFIKPSTSNNVFMSQSGQTSLLGNNLIPENARTLRPSRPTHTMNNNGLNGLNGMNSINGVNGLFNQRSSIDLLRDPHHFPTPARIRANRVYHNIRLPAFTFCSEGDGEGQLCRPWGVCCDENGNIIVADRSNNRVQIFDCDGVFIRAFGTPGEGDGEFDRPAGVTVDKDNRIIVADKDNHRIQIFTFEGIFLLKFGEKGAKNGQFNYPWDVAVNSKNCIIVTDTRNHRLQLFDPRGNFLKKYGFDVSSGGIWKQLDSPRGICFGPDDSIIVTDFNNHRIVVLDPAFENIFFIGTEGSGPKQFLRPQGVVCDKGGNIIVADSKNHRIQVIKHDGTCCLAQFGHNGKENGQFDRPCGIAVKPDGQIVVVDFGHNRIQVF; via the coding sequence ATGTTGTCCTCTAAGTCAGTAAGTAATATGTGGAGGAACACAGGATTAAGCTCATCCGGCTCAACTTCGAGTAGTCTAACTTCCTCGATCTTGAGCCTGAGCCCACCCGTGCAGGACGGGATGATGAATTATTGCCGGATCCACGATGGTTCCATCAACAGATTCTATTGCGAATCCTGTTTCGTACCGATTTGCTGCGAATGCAGAGATCTTTCACATTCGGTTCACAAAGTGGTCCTCGTGGAAGACGCAATTGAAAGTGCCCGTACAGTTAGCTTAAAGCTTTTAGAAGATGTAAATACTAACATAGATACAATGAAAATGAGAGTCGAGACCGCTGAGAAAATGACCGATGCCGTTGAGATGCGAGCTTGCGATGTGATGAAAGACGTCCGAACAGCATTTCAACGCTTCCAGATGCTCATCAACAAACGGGAAAGGGAGATTCTGATGAAGCTGGAGCAAACCAAGATCAGCAAAAAGAAAGCGCTCCTCCAGCAGATAGAATGCCTTCACATAGCCATCAATAGGTACATGTCGGTCTCGGAAAATCTATCCGAAAGACTCGAGTATGGCAATAATGTGGATCTCCTTCAAACCAAAGGGAGAGCAATGCACGAACTGAGAGGTCTGAATGGAATCACTGCAAATTTGTCACCGTACGAAAGtgataattttagttttatCGAGCCAGACCCAAATCTCATCATGGCCATCAGTGAGATGGGAGATATTTCCAGCGCGGATCATACTGTTTCGAGCCTTGCTGTGGGAGAAGGACTAGCGAAAGCTGTCAGGAATCCCTCCATCAGTTATTCGCAGAGAATCCCCAACGGGTTGAGCACAGGAATCAACAACATGATGAGGAATTTGTCTTCCGGATGCTCCATCGATCAATCGCCGTTCATCAAACCCTCGACTAGCAATAATGTTTTCATGTCTCAGTCAGGGCAAACTTCACTACTGGGTAATAATCTTATTCCCGAAAACGCAAGAACCTTAAGGCCCAGTCGACCTACTCATACAATGAATAACAATGGCCTGAATGGATTGAACGGAATGAACAGTATTAATGGCGTCAATGGTTTATTCAATCAAAGGAGTTCCATTGACCTACTACGGGATCCTCATCACTTCCCTACTCCTGCTAGAATTCGTGCTAATCGTGTCTATCACAACATTAGATTGCCAGCCTTTACTTTCTGTTCGGAAGGTGACGGAGAAGGTCAGCTCTGTCGACCTTGGGGCGTTTGCTGTGATGAGAACGGTAACATCATCGTTGCAGATAGAAGTAACAACCGAGTCCAGATTTTTGATTGTGATGGGGTTTTCATCAGAGCCTTCGGCACACCCGGAGAAGGGGATGGTGAATTCGATCGACCAGCGGGTGTGACAGTCGACAAAGATAACAGAATCATCGTTGCGGATAAGGACAACCACCgtattcaaattttcactttcgaaggtatttttcttctcaagttCGGTGAGAAAGGAGCCAAGAACGGTCAGTTCAATTATCCGTGGGACGTCGCGGTCAATTCAAAGAATTGTATAATTGTAACAGACACTCGCAACCATCGTTTACAGTTGTTCGACCCGCGCGGTAATTTCCTCAAGAAGTATGGCTTTGACGTATCCAGTGGTGGGATTTGGAAACAGTTAGACTCTCCAAGAGGCATTTGTTTCGGTCCGGATGATTCAATCATCGTTACTGATTTCAACAACCACCGCATCGTTGTCCTGGATCCAgcatttgaaaacattttctttaTTGGCACGGAAGGATCAGGACCAAAACAGTTTTTGCGGCCTCAAGGTGTGGTTTGCGACAAGGGAGGCAATATCATCGTTGCTGACTCGAAAAATCACAGGATCCAAGTCATCAAGCATGATGGCACATGCTGCCTTGCCCAATTCGGGCACAACGGGAAAGAAAACGGCCAGTTTGATAGACCCTGTGGAATTGCGGTGAAACCGGATGGGCAAATTGTTGTTGTAGACTTCGGTCATAATAGGAttcaagtattttaa